The sequence GGTGCCTCCCTGAACACTGCCGCCACGTCCCGCGCGCCGTGGACGACGCGAACGACCACTACGACGTCGGCTTCGATGCGATAGAAGATGAGATAGGAGCGATGCGGCAGAAATCGCAGATCGGCGGCGATGTCCGGTCGGGCGGGGCCGAGATGAGGCTGATGCGCCAACTGCCGGCAACGTTCTTCCAGACTGGCAATGAACCGTGCAGCGGCTTCCGGATTCGACTGTTCGATATACCGGCCGATGGCGAACAGATCGTCTTCGGCCGCCGGCAGAATGCGCAGCCTCATTCGCTCGGAACGGTGCCGAACCGTGCGCGCAGCCTGTCGAACACGGCGTCGGCCTCGCGCGGCTCTCCGCTTTGCAGCCCTTCCTGCCACAGGCGGCGGACTGTCGCGACACCGTCGGCAGAGGCCTGGCGGTTGGCTTGCCAGGCCTCCAGCGCTTCCCGCAAGACCGCTTCCTCGTCGGCATAATCGCCGCTGGCGATCGCTGCATCGATCAGCGCCTGCAGGTCATCGGGCAGGGTGACGCCGTCCGGCATGAAAGAGCCTCTTGAAAAGTGCGGCCACGGTGGCTTCCGCGGCCGCACTCTAACACAATCGGGCTGCGGGCGCAGCGTCCGGGGGTAGGCGTCTCGCCTAACCCTCGATCACGGCGACTTCGTCGCCTTCTTCGACCGCGTCGCCCTCTTCGACCAGGATTTCCTTGACCGTGCCGGCGCAGGGGGCACCGACCGGAATCTCCATTTTCATGCTTTCGAGGATGATGATCGGGTCGTCTTCCTCGACTTTGGTGCCCACCGGGGCTTCGATACGGAAGACCTTGCCGGGAATCTCGGATTCCACTGTCGTTTCTGCCATCTTGGCGTTTCCTTGGGAGAGACTAGATAGAGGCTGGCGACGTTAACTGCCCCCATTCTCCCTGACAAGCACGTCAACACCCCGAGCCCGTCAACACCCAGGAGTGCCCGCGCATGAGCATCATCCGCTCGATCGACGACCTGCACGATGGCTATCGCCGATTCCGCGCCGGGCGGTTTCTCGAAGCCCGCGACCGCTACCGGCATCTGGCAGAGCAGGGGCAGCAACCCACCGTCATGGTCATCGCCTGCTGCGACAGCCGCACCGACCCGGCGCTGATCTTCGATGCCGGCCCGGGCGAGCTGTTCGTGCTGCGCAATGTCGCCAACCTCGTGCCGCCGCCCGCCACCGACAACGCCTACCGCTCCACCAGCGCGGCCATCGAGTTCGCGGTGACGGTGCTGAAGGTCGAGCATGTGGTCATCATGGGCCACGCCCAGTG comes from Alphaproteobacteria bacterium and encodes:
- a CDS encoding acetyl-CoA carboxylase biotin carboxyl carrier protein subunit — its product is MAETTVESEIPGKVFRIEAPVGTKVEEDDPIIILESMKMEIPVGAPCAGTVKEILVEEGDAVEEGDEVAVIEG
- a CDS encoding carbonic anhydrase, whose translation is MIRSIDDLHDGYRRFRAGRFLEARDRYRHLAEQGQQPTVMVIACCDSRTDPALIFDAGPGELFVLRNVANLVPPPATDNAYRSTSAAIEFAVTVLKVEHVVIMGHAQCGGVRAYVDGAMGEAVAGRYLARWASLLAPAYDSVPDGLDADSAAKSLERHAIRHSLEQLNAFPFVRERVEAGTLATHGAFFGIASGVLEWLNPADDTFRPVA
- a CDS encoding type II toxin-antitoxin system RelE/ParE family toxin, yielding MRLRILPAAEDDLFAIGRYIEQSNPEAAARFIASLEERCRQLAHQPHLGPARPDIAADLRFLPHRSYLIFYRIEADVVVVVRVVHGARDVAAVFREAPSAPEPP
- a CDS encoding type II toxin-antitoxin system ParD family antitoxin, whose product is MPDGVTLPDDLQALIDAAIASGDYADEEAVLREALEAWQANRQASADGVATVRRLWQEGLQSGEPREADAVFDRLRARFGTVPSE